The following are encoded together in the Mycolicibacterium arabiense genome:
- a CDS encoding bifunctional o-acetylhomoserine/o-acetylserine sulfhydrylase — protein sequence MSTPEEDPTVSWSFETKQVHAGQTPDIATNARALPIYQTTSYTFDDTAHAAALFGLEVPGNIYTRIGNPTTDVVEQRIAALEGGVAALFLSSGQAAETFAILNLAATGDHIVSSPRLYGGTYNLFHYSLPKLGIEVSFVEDPDDLESWRAAVRPNTKAFFAETISNPQIDVLDIPGVAGVAHDSGVPLIVDNTIATPYLIQPLALGADIVVHSATKYLGGHGSAIAGVIVDGGAFDWTQGRHPGFTTPDPSYHGVVFAELGPPAYALKARVQLLRDFGSSAAPFNAFLIAQGLETLSLRMERHVANAQRVAEFLAERDDVVSVNYAGLPSSPWYELGRKIAPKGTGAVLAFELGGGVEAGKAFVNALSLHSHVANIGDVRSLVIHPASTTHAQLSPEEQIATGVTPGLVRLAVGIEGIDDILADLEQGFAAAKVFGGASSTVASV from the coding sequence ATGTCCACACCCGAAGAAGACCCCACTGTTTCTTGGTCGTTCGAGACCAAGCAGGTACACGCCGGCCAGACCCCCGACATCGCGACAAACGCACGCGCCCTGCCGATCTACCAGACCACGTCGTACACCTTCGACGACACCGCGCACGCCGCGGCGCTGTTCGGCCTCGAGGTCCCCGGCAACATCTACACCCGCATCGGCAACCCCACCACCGACGTCGTCGAGCAGCGCATCGCCGCACTCGAAGGCGGTGTCGCAGCACTGTTCCTGTCGTCCGGGCAGGCCGCCGAGACCTTCGCCATCCTGAACCTCGCAGCCACCGGCGACCACATCGTGTCGAGCCCGCGGCTCTACGGCGGCACCTACAACCTGTTCCACTACTCGCTGCCCAAGCTCGGCATCGAGGTCAGCTTCGTCGAGGATCCCGACGACCTCGAGTCATGGCGTGCCGCGGTCCGGCCGAATACCAAGGCGTTCTTCGCCGAGACCATCTCGAACCCGCAGATCGACGTCCTCGACATCCCCGGCGTCGCGGGTGTGGCGCACGACAGCGGCGTTCCGCTGATCGTCGACAACACCATCGCCACGCCGTATCTCATCCAGCCGCTCGCGCTCGGCGCCGACATCGTGGTGCATTCGGCGACCAAGTACCTCGGCGGCCACGGCTCCGCGATCGCGGGCGTGATCGTCGACGGAGGCGCGTTCGACTGGACCCAGGGCAGGCATCCCGGCTTCACGACGCCGGACCCCAGCTACCACGGCGTAGTGTTCGCCGAACTCGGTCCGCCCGCCTACGCGCTCAAGGCCCGCGTGCAACTGCTGCGCGACTTCGGCTCGTCGGCCGCACCGTTCAACGCCTTCCTGATCGCCCAGGGCCTCGAGACGCTGAGCCTGCGGATGGAGCGTCACGTCGCCAACGCGCAGCGGGTCGCCGAGTTCCTCGCCGAGCGCGACGACGTCGTGTCGGTGAACTACGCCGGGCTGCCCTCGTCACCGTGGTACGAGCTGGGCCGCAAGATCGCCCCCAAGGGCACCGGCGCGGTGCTCGCCTTCGAGCTGGGCGGCGGGGTCGAGGCGGGCAAGGCATTCGTAAACGCGCTGAGCCTGCACAGCCACGTCGCCAACATCGGCGACGTCCGCTCGCTGGTCATCCATCCCGCATCGACCACGCACGCGCAGCTCTCCCCCGAGGAGCAGATCGCGACGGGCGTGACGCCCGGGTTGGTGCGGCTCGCCGTCGGCATCGAAGGGATCGACGACATCCTCGCCGACCTCGAGCAGGGGTTCGCCGCCGCGAAGGTGTTCGGGGGCGCGTCGAGCACGGTGGCATCGGTGTGA
- a CDS encoding alpha/beta fold hydrolase — MPERDPIHVGTGEPIVLLHPFLCSQNVWRTVADQLADTGRFEVFAPTMPGHNGGTRSGTWFLETSALVDDVERRMDKLGWDTAHIVGNSLGGWVAFELERRGRARTLTGIAPAGGWGQHAATKYETVLKFLLGGPALVAARLIGPRILEYPGVRRIATLPVSGPADGPSHADLVALVDDATHCTAYVQLLVKTLRLPGLLELANVAAPTHLVLCEKDRVFPTPRGNRYFIDNLPKDTRVTRLPGLGHIPMLEAPGQITELISEFVDEHTERKRAVPPAG; from the coding sequence ATGCCTGAACGCGACCCCATTCACGTCGGAACCGGTGAGCCGATCGTCCTGCTGCACCCGTTCCTGTGCTCGCAGAACGTGTGGCGGACCGTCGCCGACCAGCTCGCCGACACCGGCCGCTTCGAGGTCTTCGCTCCGACGATGCCCGGCCACAACGGCGGCACGCGCTCGGGCACCTGGTTCCTCGAGACCTCCGCCCTGGTCGACGACGTCGAGCGCCGGATGGACAAGCTCGGCTGGGACACCGCGCACATCGTGGGCAACTCCCTCGGCGGCTGGGTCGCATTCGAACTGGAGCGCCGCGGACGCGCCCGCACCCTGACCGGCATCGCCCCCGCGGGCGGATGGGGACAGCACGCCGCCACCAAGTACGAGACGGTGCTCAAGTTCCTGCTCGGCGGCCCGGCGCTGGTCGCGGCCCGGCTGATCGGCCCGCGCATCCTCGAGTACCCCGGGGTGCGCAGGATCGCCACGCTGCCCGTCAGCGGCCCCGCCGACGGCCCGAGCCACGCCGACCTGGTCGCCCTCGTCGACGACGCGACCCACTGCACGGCCTACGTCCAGCTGCTGGTCAAGACGCTCCGACTGCCCGGCCTGCTCGAGCTGGCCAACGTCGCGGCGCCCACGCACCTGGTGCTGTGCGAGAAGGACAGGGTCTTCCCCACCCCGCGCGGCAACCGCTACTTCATCGACAACCTGCCCAAGGACACCCGGGTTACCAGGCTTCCCGGCCTCGGACACATCCCGATGCTCGAGGCGCCCGGTCAGATCACCGAGCTGATCAGCGAGTTCGTCGACGAGCACACCGAGCGCAAGCGGGCGGTGCCGCCCGCGGGTTAA
- a CDS encoding SMP-30/gluconolactonase/LRE family protein → MARTRKPPIHPVRWQPPPVEPLPEQSARPVTVVPVPGHGPEDVVVDADGNLWTGLVDGRIVRIAPGGEQTVVSNTGGRPLGMHVARDGRVLICDSHRGLLALDPASGVLDVLVATVEARPLRFCSNVTETADGTIYFTESTSEFHFEHFLGAFLEARGTGSLFRLDPDGTATTLVGGLYFPNGVTVTADGSALVFAETMGRRLSKYWLSGPRAGTVTPLAVHLPGMPDNISTGSDGRIWVALVTPVNAAAEGLMPRTPLLRKVIWRLPSRLQPKVQPEVWVVGFDADHGTAVDGVRTDQPGFGGVTGVVEHDGRLWMSTIEFSALGYVDL, encoded by the coding sequence ATGGCCCGCACTCGCAAGCCGCCGATCCACCCAGTCCGCTGGCAGCCGCCACCGGTCGAGCCGCTGCCCGAGCAGTCGGCGCGGCCGGTGACGGTGGTGCCGGTGCCCGGCCACGGTCCCGAGGACGTCGTCGTCGACGCCGACGGGAACCTGTGGACCGGGCTGGTCGACGGCCGCATCGTGCGCATCGCGCCGGGCGGCGAGCAGACCGTGGTCAGCAACACCGGTGGCAGGCCGCTCGGGATGCACGTCGCCCGCGACGGTCGCGTCCTGATCTGCGACAGCCACCGCGGCCTGTTGGCACTCGACCCGGCCTCCGGGGTGCTCGACGTCCTTGTCGCGACGGTCGAGGCACGGCCGCTTCGGTTCTGCTCCAACGTCACCGAGACCGCGGACGGCACGATCTACTTCACCGAGTCGACCAGCGAGTTCCACTTCGAGCACTTCCTCGGCGCGTTCCTCGAGGCGCGCGGCACCGGCAGCCTGTTCCGGCTCGACCCGGACGGAACGGCCACCACGCTGGTCGGCGGGCTGTACTTCCCCAACGGCGTGACGGTAACCGCCGACGGGTCGGCGCTGGTGTTCGCCGAGACCATGGGCCGCCGGCTGTCGAAGTACTGGCTGAGCGGACCTCGGGCGGGCACCGTCACGCCGCTGGCGGTGCACCTGCCGGGCATGCCGGACAACATCTCGACCGGTTCCGACGGGCGGATCTGGGTTGCGCTCGTCACGCCGGTCAACGCCGCCGCGGAGGGCTTGATGCCGCGAACGCCGTTGCTGCGCAAGGTCATCTGGCGACTGCCGTCGCGATTGCAGCCGAAGGTGCAGCCCGAGGTGTGGGTCGTCGGCTTCGACGCCGACCACGGCACCGCGGTCGACGGCGTCCGGACCGACCAGCCCGGTTTCGGCGGCGTGACGGGCGTCGTCGAACACGACGGCCGGCTGTGGATGTCGACGATCGAGTTCTCCGCGCTGGGGTACGTCGACCTGTAG
- a CDS encoding TIGR03086 family metal-binding protein gives MPTFAPQHCTAVLASVTVVDAVAPHQLTLPTPCAGWDLAELLTHMTAQHHGFAAAARGHGADADVWRAERFVRAVADDPAGTYAAAARDVLAAFDTEGIDEKPFAMPEFGPNVVIPGEQAIGFHFVDYAVHAWDVAVTIGAPFALPDDVIAALVPVAMAVPDGDFRDADGSPFARALPSADHDDFARVLRHLGRDPGWSQAYSTVTGA, from the coding sequence ATGCCTACTTTCGCACCGCAGCATTGCACCGCCGTCCTCGCCTCCGTAACGGTCGTCGACGCCGTCGCGCCCCATCAGTTGACGCTCCCTACACCGTGCGCCGGCTGGGACCTCGCCGAGCTACTCACCCACATGACCGCCCAGCACCACGGTTTCGCGGCCGCCGCGCGCGGCCACGGTGCGGACGCCGACGTCTGGCGGGCCGAGCGCTTCGTTCGTGCCGTCGCCGACGACCCCGCGGGCACCTACGCCGCGGCTGCGCGCGACGTCCTCGCCGCCTTCGACACCGAGGGCATCGACGAAAAGCCGTTCGCCATGCCGGAATTCGGCCCCAATGTCGTGATCCCTGGCGAGCAGGCGATCGGGTTCCACTTCGTCGACTACGCGGTGCACGCATGGGACGTCGCAGTCACCATCGGGGCGCCCTTCGCCCTGCCCGACGACGTGATCGCTGCGTTGGTGCCGGTGGCCATGGCAGTACCCGACGGCGACTTCCGCGACGCGGACGGGTCACCGTTCGCACGTGCACTGCCGTCGGCCGATCACGACGACTTCGCCCGCGTCCTACGGCATCTCGGCCGCGACCCGGGGTGGAGTCAGGCGTATTCGACGGTCACCGGGGCGTGA
- the yhjD gene encoding inner membrane protein YhjD produces MTEPAEPGLLDRLRSRFRWLDRALRAQERYQSRKGDFFAAGITYFTVFAIFPLAMVSFAAAGFVLANDSGLLLQVENQIRSAVSGDVGEQLVELMNSAIDSRTSVGLIGLATAAWAGLGWMANLREALSEMWEQRREPANLVKTKLSDLLALISTFGALAVTIALTALGNSRLLETILEWLGLQDVPGAGVAVYLASLVLSLLVSWLLFAWIIARLPRETVSFRSSVRAGLLAAVAFEIFKQLASVYLKSVVTGPAGATFGPVLGLMVFAYVTARLILFATAWAATSEDNLAAAPVDPPGPALITTRVQVRNGSGVGTVAAAVAGAIGAIGLSRLTRRRR; encoded by the coding sequence ATGACCGAACCGGCCGAACCCGGTCTGCTCGACCGACTCCGGTCCAGGTTCCGGTGGCTCGACCGCGCGCTGCGGGCGCAAGAGCGCTACCAGAGCCGCAAGGGTGACTTCTTCGCGGCGGGCATCACGTACTTCACGGTGTTCGCCATCTTTCCGCTGGCGATGGTGTCCTTCGCAGCCGCCGGGTTCGTGCTCGCCAACGACTCCGGGCTGCTGCTGCAGGTCGAGAACCAGATCAGGTCCGCCGTGTCGGGCGACGTCGGCGAACAGCTCGTCGAGCTGATGAACTCGGCCATCGACTCCCGCACGTCGGTGGGCCTCATCGGGCTCGCGACCGCCGCGTGGGCGGGGCTCGGCTGGATGGCCAACCTGCGCGAGGCGCTGTCGGAGATGTGGGAGCAGCGCCGCGAACCCGCCAACCTGGTCAAGACGAAGCTGTCCGACCTGTTGGCGCTGATTTCGACGTTCGGCGCGCTGGCCGTCACGATCGCGCTCACCGCGCTGGGCAACTCACGCCTGCTGGAGACGATCCTCGAATGGCTCGGCCTGCAGGACGTACCGGGCGCCGGGGTCGCCGTATACCTGGCGTCGCTGGTGCTGTCGCTACTGGTGTCGTGGCTGCTGTTCGCATGGATCATCGCGCGCCTGCCCCGAGAGACGGTGTCGTTCCGCAGCTCGGTGCGGGCGGGACTGCTCGCCGCCGTCGCGTTCGAAATCTTCAAGCAGTTGGCGTCGGTCTACCTGAAGTCGGTCGTCACCGGCCCGGCGGGGGCGACGTTCGGTCCGGTGCTCGGCCTGATGGTGTTCGCCTATGTCACCGCGCGGCTGATCCTGTTCGCGACCGCGTGGGCCGCGACGTCGGAGGACAACCTCGCCGCGGCACCCGTCGACCCACCCGGCCCTGCTTTGATCACCACGCGGGTGCAGGTACGAAACGGTTCCGGCGTGGGCACCGTCGCGGCGGCGGTGGCGGGCGCGATCGGGGCAATCGGGTTGTCGCGCCTGACACGTCGACGGCGCTAG
- a CDS encoding D-alanyl-D-alanine carboxypeptidase family protein — MATSGPLTRRVACLAAALTFAVVPVFAGVPTAAAEPDPCPYKVVTPPAVDDSEVPKAGPPPAPLPVPATPLGGEALSGCGIITAPGTPPVPGDVSAEAWLVADLDSGDVIAARDPHGRHRPASVIKVLVAMQSIKDVPLNKQVVGTADDAAAEGTQIGVKDGSVYTVNDLLHGLLMHSGNDAAHALAGQLGGMDAALRKINDLASKLGGRDTRAATPSGLDGPGMSTSAYDMGLFYRYAWQNDVFTDIVATRTYQLPEYELENDNKLLDNYPGAMGGKTGYTDDAGQTFVGAAERDGRRLVAVLLRGTRQPIAPWEQAARLLDYGFATEPGTKVGTLIEPDPSLSPKEAEELSTLDAAQDLATLLPPEDATPVRVGVGVAGSLIVFALIMAARSLNRRRTL, encoded by the coding sequence ATGGCTACCTCCGGACCCCTCACGCGCCGCGTCGCGTGCCTCGCGGCGGCACTCACCTTCGCCGTGGTCCCCGTGTTCGCCGGCGTCCCGACCGCCGCCGCGGAACCCGACCCCTGCCCGTACAAGGTGGTCACACCGCCTGCGGTCGACGACTCCGAGGTGCCGAAGGCGGGCCCGCCGCCCGCGCCGCTGCCCGTGCCCGCGACACCCCTGGGCGGCGAGGCCCTGTCCGGCTGCGGCATCATCACCGCACCGGGCACGCCACCGGTGCCCGGCGACGTCTCGGCCGAGGCCTGGCTGGTCGCCGACCTCGACTCCGGCGACGTGATCGCCGCGCGAGACCCGCACGGCAGGCATCGACCCGCGAGCGTCATCAAGGTGCTCGTCGCAATGCAGTCGATCAAGGACGTGCCGCTGAACAAGCAGGTCGTTGGCACCGCCGACGACGCGGCGGCCGAGGGCACGCAGATCGGCGTCAAGGACGGCAGCGTCTACACCGTCAACGACCTGCTGCACGGCCTGCTGATGCACTCGGGCAACGACGCCGCCCACGCGCTCGCCGGTCAGCTGGGCGGCATGGACGCCGCGCTGCGCAAGATCAACGACCTGGCGTCCAAGCTCGGCGGCCGCGACACCAGGGCCGCCACGCCGTCGGGTCTCGACGGGCCGGGCATGAGCACGTCGGCCTACGACATGGGCCTCTTCTATCGATACGCCTGGCAGAACGACGTGTTCACCGACATCGTGGCCACGCGCACCTACCAGCTGCCCGAGTACGAACTCGAGAACGACAACAAGCTGCTCGACAACTACCCGGGAGCGATGGGCGGCAAGACCGGCTACACCGACGACGCAGGCCAAACCTTCGTCGGTGCGGCCGAACGCGACGGCCGCAGGCTGGTGGCCGTGCTGCTGCGCGGCACCCGGCAGCCGATCGCGCCGTGGGAGCAGGCTGCGCGTCTGCTCGACTACGGATTCGCGACCGAGCCCGGCACCAAGGTCGGCACGCTGATCGAGCCCGACCCGTCGCTGAGCCCCAAGGAAGCCGAGGAGCTCTCGACCCTCGACGCCGCCCAGGACCTCGCCACGCTGCTCCCACCCGAGGACGCCACCCCGGTGCGCGTCGGCGTCGGCGTCGCCGGATCGCTGATCGTGTTCGCGCTCATCATGGCCGCGCGGTCGCTGAACCGCCGCCGCACGCTCTAG
- a CDS encoding NADP-dependent isocitrate dehydrogenase, with protein MGDKQPSIIYTLTDEAPLLATYAFLPVIRTFAEAAGIDVKTSDISVAARILAEFSDRLPEDQRVPNNLAELGDLTQDPETNIIKLPNISASVPQLLAAIKELKAKGYDLPDYPGEPKTDEEKAIKERYASCLGSAVNPVLREGNSDRRAPKAVKEFARKHPHSMSEWSQASRTHVATMKHGDFYHGEKSMTIDKDRKVKMVLETTPKDGGAGETIVLKPEVALGDGDVIDSMFMSKKALCDFYEEQMEDAYKTGVMFSLHVKATMMKVSHPIVFGHAVKVFYKDAFAKHQKLFDELGVNVNNGLSDLYSKIETLPASQHEEIIRDLHACHEHRPELAMVDSAKGISNFHSPSDVIVDASMPAMIRLGGKMYGADGRTKDTKAVNPESTFSRIYQEIINFCKTHGQFDPTTMGTVPNVGLMAQKAEEYGSHDKTFEIAEDGVANIVDVDTGEVLLTQNVEAGDIWRMPIVKDAPIQDWVKLAVTRARESGMPVVFWLDTERPHEAELRKKVKTYLKDHDTEGLTIQIMPQVWAMRYTIERVIRGQDTIAATGNILRDYLTDLFPILELGTSAKMLSIVPLMAGGGLYETGAGGSAPKHVHQLVEENHLRWDSLGEFLALAVSLEDLGNKHDNERARILAKTLDTATGRLLEENKSPSRKTGELDNRGSQFYLAMYWAEAIAGQSDDKELAEHFSALAKTLAENEEAIVAELNEVQGEAVDIGGYYYPDPEKTTSVMRPSKTFNEALAAAQG; from the coding sequence ATGGGTGACAAGCAGCCGAGCATCATCTACACGCTCACCGACGAGGCGCCGCTGCTCGCGACGTACGCCTTCCTTCCGGTGATCCGAACCTTCGCCGAGGCCGCCGGCATCGACGTGAAGACGAGCGACATCTCGGTCGCCGCGCGCATACTCGCCGAGTTCAGCGACCGTCTCCCCGAGGACCAGCGGGTGCCGAACAACCTGGCCGAACTCGGCGACCTGACCCAAGACCCAGAGACCAACATCATCAAGCTGCCGAACATCAGCGCCTCGGTTCCGCAGCTGCTCGCCGCCATCAAGGAACTCAAGGCCAAGGGTTACGACCTGCCGGACTACCCGGGCGAGCCCAAGACCGACGAAGAGAAGGCGATCAAGGAGCGCTACGCGTCCTGTCTCGGCAGCGCGGTCAATCCGGTGCTTCGCGAAGGCAACTCGGACCGTCGCGCGCCGAAGGCCGTCAAGGAGTTCGCCCGCAAGCACCCGCACAGCATGAGCGAGTGGTCGCAGGCCTCCCGCACCCACGTGGCGACCATGAAGCACGGCGACTTCTACCACGGCGAGAAGTCGATGACGATCGACAAGGACCGCAAGGTCAAGATGGTGCTCGAGACCACACCCAAAGACGGCGGGGCCGGCGAGACCATCGTCTTGAAGCCCGAGGTGGCGCTGGGCGACGGTGACGTCATCGACAGCATGTTCATGAGCAAGAAGGCCCTCTGCGACTTCTACGAGGAGCAGATGGAGGACGCCTACAAGACCGGCGTCATGTTCTCGCTGCACGTGAAGGCGACGATGATGAAGGTGTCGCACCCGATCGTCTTCGGGCACGCGGTGAAGGTGTTCTACAAGGACGCATTCGCCAAGCACCAGAAGCTGTTCGACGAGTTGGGCGTCAACGTCAACAACGGCCTGTCGGATCTCTACAGCAAGATCGAGACGCTGCCCGCGTCGCAGCACGAGGAGATCATCCGCGACCTGCACGCGTGCCACGAGCATCGGCCGGAGCTGGCGATGGTCGACTCGGCGAAGGGCATCTCGAACTTCCACTCGCCCAGCGACGTCATCGTCGACGCCTCGATGCCCGCGATGATCCGTCTCGGCGGCAAGATGTACGGCGCCGACGGCCGCACCAAGGACACCAAGGCCGTCAACCCCGAGTCCACGTTCTCCCGCATCTACCAGGAGATCATCAACTTCTGCAAGACCCACGGGCAGTTCGACCCGACCACGATGGGCACCGTCCCCAACGTCGGGCTGATGGCGCAGAAGGCCGAGGAGTACGGCAGCCACGACAAGACGTTCGAGATCGCCGAGGACGGCGTAGCCAACATCGTCGACGTCGACACCGGTGAGGTGCTGCTGACCCAGAACGTCGAGGCCGGCGACATCTGGCGCATGCCGATCGTCAAGGACGCGCCGATCCAGGACTGGGTCAAGCTCGCCGTCACCCGTGCCCGCGAGTCCGGGATGCCTGTGGTGTTCTGGCTCGATACCGAGCGGCCGCACGAGGCGGAGCTGCGCAAGAAGGTGAAGACCTACCTGAAGGACCACGACACCGAGGGTCTGACGATCCAGATCATGCCGCAGGTGTGGGCCATGCGGTACACGATCGAGCGCGTGATCCGTGGCCAGGACACCATCGCCGCGACCGGCAACATCCTGCGCGACTACCTCACCGACCTCTTCCCGATCCTGGAGCTGGGCACCAGTGCCAAGATGCTCTCGATCGTGCCGTTGATGGCGGGCGGCGGGCTGTACGAGACGGGGGCCGGCGGCTCGGCGCCCAAGCACGTGCACCAGCTGGTCGAGGAGAACCACCTGCGCTGGGATTCGCTTGGCGAGTTCCTCGCGCTCGCGGTCAGCCTCGAGGACCTCGGCAACAAGCACGACAACGAGCGGGCGCGGATCCTGGCCAAGACGCTGGACACCGCGACCGGACGACTGCTCGAGGAGAACAAGAGCCCGTCGCGCAAGACCGGCGAACTCGACAACCGGGGCAGCCAGTTCTACCTGGCGATGTACTGGGCCGAGGCGATCGCCGGGCAGTCCGACGACAAGGAACTGGCCGAGCACTTCTCCGCGCTCGCCAAGACCCTCGCCGAGAACGAGGAGGCGATCGTCGCCGAACTCAACGAGGTCCAGGGTGAGGCCGTCGACATCGGCGGCTACTACTACCCGGACCCCGAGAAGACCACGTCGGTGATGCGTCCCAGCAAGACGTTCAACGAGGCACTGGCTGCCGCGCAGGGTTAA
- a CDS encoding exodeoxyribonuclease III, with protein sequence MIVSTVNVNGIRAAVKERSADNLGMLPWLAATRADVVCLQETRADDEQLAEALAPALNDGWHLASADPHLKGRNGVAVLSRKPVTRTKIGPGGDVDEFASHGRYLEVDVATPDGDLTVVSVYFPTGEAETDRQLEKERFMAAVATRMAHLLECGRDAVVCGDWNIGHTELDIKAWKANRKKAGFLPSERQWMTDLLTTGWVDVVRVLHPEVPGPYSWWSWRGKAFDNDAGWRIDYQVATPALAGRATLARVERADAYALRWSDHAPVTVEYA encoded by the coding sequence ATGATCGTGAGCACCGTCAACGTCAACGGCATTCGTGCCGCCGTCAAGGAGCGGTCGGCCGACAACCTCGGCATGCTGCCGTGGCTGGCCGCGACCCGCGCCGACGTCGTCTGCCTGCAGGAGACGCGCGCCGACGACGAGCAGCTCGCCGAGGCGCTGGCCCCAGCCCTGAACGACGGCTGGCACCTGGCCTCGGCCGACCCGCACCTCAAGGGGCGCAACGGCGTCGCGGTGCTAAGTCGGAAGCCGGTCACGCGTACGAAGATCGGCCCCGGCGGTGACGTCGACGAATTCGCCTCGCACGGACGCTATCTCGAGGTCGACGTCGCAACCCCGGACGGCGACCTCACCGTCGTCAGCGTGTACTTCCCGACCGGCGAGGCGGAGACCGACCGGCAGCTCGAGAAGGAGCGCTTCATGGCCGCCGTCGCCACCCGGATGGCCCACCTACTGGAATGCGGCCGCGACGCCGTGGTGTGCGGCGACTGGAACATCGGCCACACCGAACTCGACATCAAGGCGTGGAAGGCCAACCGCAAGAAGGCGGGCTTCCTACCCAGTGAGCGGCAGTGGATGACCGATCTGCTGACCACCGGTTGGGTCGACGTGGTGCGCGTCCTGCACCCCGAGGTCCCCGGGCCGTACAGCTGGTGGTCGTGGCGCGGCAAGGCGTTCGACAACGACGCGGGTTGGCGCATCGACTACCAGGTCGCCACGCCGGCGCTGGCCGGTCGCGCGACCCTGGCCCGCGTCGAACGGGCCGACGCCTACGCGCTGCGCTGGTCGGATCACGCCCCGGTGACCGTCGAATACGCCTGA
- the trpS gene encoding tryptophan--tRNA ligase, translating to MSTQPVVFSGVQPTSDSLHLGNALGAIKQWVGLQDDYDAYFCVVDLHAITIPQDPATLRHRTLVTAAQYLALGIDPARATIFVQSQVAAHTQLAWALGCFTGFGQASRMTQFKDKSQKEGADATTVGLFTYPVLMAADVLLYDTNLVPVGEDQRQHLELARDVAQRFNARFSDALVVPEAMIPKATAKIYDLQDPTAKMSKSAATDAGLISLLDDPKKTAKKIRSAVTDSEREVRFDRESKPGVSNLLTIQSAVTDVDVDTLVRGYAGRGYGDLKSDTADAVVEFVTPIKARVDEMLADPAELEAVLAAGAQRAGEVSAKTLARVYDRLGFLQNSR from the coding sequence ATGAGCACTCAGCCCGTCGTCTTCTCCGGCGTCCAACCCACCTCCGATTCCCTGCATCTGGGCAACGCCCTTGGCGCGATCAAGCAGTGGGTGGGTCTGCAGGACGACTACGACGCCTACTTCTGCGTCGTCGACCTCCACGCGATCACCATCCCCCAGGACCCGGCGACACTGCGCCACCGCACGCTGGTGACCGCGGCGCAGTACCTGGCCCTCGGGATCGACCCCGCCCGCGCCACGATCTTCGTCCAGAGCCAGGTGGCCGCGCACACTCAATTGGCCTGGGCGCTGGGCTGTTTCACGGGTTTCGGTCAGGCTTCGCGGATGACGCAGTTCAAGGACAAGTCGCAGAAGGAGGGCGCGGACGCCACGACGGTCGGTCTCTTCACCTATCCAGTTCTGATGGCCGCCGACGTGCTGCTCTACGACACCAACCTCGTTCCGGTCGGCGAAGACCAGCGTCAGCACCTCGAACTGGCCCGCGACGTCGCCCAGCGGTTCAACGCCCGCTTCTCCGACGCGCTCGTCGTGCCCGAGGCAATGATCCCCAAGGCGACGGCCAAGATCTACGACCTACAGGACCCCACCGCCAAGATGAGCAAGTCCGCGGCCACCGATGCCGGCCTGATCAGCCTGCTCGACGACCCGAAGAAGACCGCGAAGAAGATCCGCTCGGCTGTCACCGACAGCGAACGCGAGGTCCGCTTCGACCGCGAGTCCAAGCCCGGCGTCTCCAACCTGCTGACCATTCAGTCGGCGGTCACCGACGTCGACGTCGACACGCTGGTCCGCGGCTACGCGGGCCGCGGGTACGGGGATCTCAAGTCCGACACCGCCGACGCCGTCGTCGAGTTCGTGACGCCCATCAAGGCGCGGGTCGACGAGATGCTCGCCGACCCGGCCGAACTCGAGGCCGTGCTGGCCGCCGGTGCGCAGCGTGCCGGTGAGGTGTCCGCCAAGACGCTCGCGCGGGTCTACGACCGGTTAGGGTTCCTGCAAAACTCGCGCTAA
- a CDS encoding MarR family winged helix-turn-helix transcriptional regulator gives MLGPLIRELMAAEAPVLKAHGLTMWGYVVLLALDRGTVRTQAALAEAIGADKTRIIATLDGLQDDGYIERYPDPDDRRVRVLAITAAGRAVKDAAQAEIQRGEERWLGVLDPEERRVFLRALQRMAPG, from the coding sequence ATGCTCGGTCCGCTGATCCGCGAACTGATGGCCGCGGAGGCTCCCGTGCTGAAGGCGCACGGCCTGACGATGTGGGGATACGTCGTCCTGCTCGCGCTGGACCGGGGGACCGTGCGCACCCAGGCGGCGCTCGCCGAGGCAATCGGCGCGGACAAGACCCGCATCATCGCCACCCTCGACGGCCTTCAGGACGACGGCTACATCGAGCGGTACCCCGACCCCGACGACCGCCGCGTGCGAGTGCTGGCCATCACCGCCGCCGGCCGCGCGGTCAAGGACGCCGCCCAGGCCGAGATCCAGCGTGGGGAGGAGCGCTGGCTGGGCGTGCTGGACCCCGAGGAACGCCGGGTGTTCCTGCGCGCGTTGCAGCGAATGGCCCCTGGCTGA